Proteins from one Deinococcus actinosclerus genomic window:
- a CDS encoding protein kinase domain-containing protein produces MTPVLLTALFVVGVLLSVRVGERILSIVLAVVVGLLVALLGALALGLGRPDDGGLRLADLGRAQGALVVAAFLIATAAFHMGRMLLPSLDRPGRKPVKVQRTASPTQVQRRTSLTQTQVTHDLRFQEYEVLDRIGVGGMGSVYRARRRQDGRTVALKVPQDKYLADAKFVKRFYREAEVLKRFNHPNIVRVYDYRMQDPEHYIAMEFLDGESLEDLLENRTLTFTESTQIIRALADALRHIHMQNVVHRDIKPANVMVLKNAFADGQLRDGGVKLMDFGIAVGKVLTRLTMTGARVGTPIYMAPEQAKGNRVDARSDVYSLGLLAYEMVTGQTAFKGSYEAVVHQQVFESPKPPKQVRLEVPGKLNDLILNMIEKDPASRPTLDDVIARVDAGVLSDDVFNDPVALALSVQEKRGTLRLLDLKGKLRASLRDQTGGALGLPGAPNAMASDPEGHLFVTLLDYRQGQRGAMVRKLDPEGKELLSFGPYGLGDGELLQPVGVAVARGLVHVLDAEAQHVVTYDLNGQFIRRFGGRGQGQGRFEKPRSIVAAPDGHVYVLDTGTNEVQRFSAQGEYLSRFAFRLDRNSDALRPLEGLGVDQFGAVYIVDSVARKVRKIEADGTPGLTFSMETLVGEPTDAPWLIQVSPEGQMYAVRQGGQVLRTYSSVGDLLSSNDMYAPVQAMSLLQRPHVLQPA; encoded by the coding sequence GTGACCCCAGTGCTGCTGACCGCCCTGTTCGTGGTGGGTGTGCTGCTGTCCGTGCGGGTCGGCGAGCGCATCCTGAGCATTGTGCTGGCGGTCGTGGTGGGCCTGCTCGTCGCGCTGCTGGGCGCGCTGGCGCTGGGACTCGGCCGCCCGGACGACGGCGGGCTGCGGCTGGCGGATCTCGGGCGCGCGCAGGGCGCGCTGGTCGTCGCGGCCTTCCTGATCGCCACGGCCGCGTTCCACATGGGCCGCATGCTGCTGCCCAGCCTGGACCGCCCGGGCCGCAAGCCGGTGAAGGTCCAGCGCACCGCCTCGCCCACCCAGGTGCAGCGCCGCACCAGCCTGACCCAGACGCAGGTGACGCACGACCTGCGCTTCCAGGAGTACGAGGTGCTCGACCGGATCGGGGTGGGCGGCATGGGCAGCGTGTACCGCGCCCGGCGCCGTCAGGACGGGCGCACGGTCGCGCTGAAGGTGCCGCAGGACAAGTACCTCGCCGACGCGAAATTCGTCAAGCGCTTCTACCGCGAGGCGGAGGTGCTCAAGCGCTTCAACCACCCCAACATCGTGCGGGTCTACGACTACCGCATGCAGGACCCCGAGCACTACATCGCCATGGAGTTCCTGGACGGCGAGAGCCTCGAAGACCTGCTCGAAAACCGCACGCTGACCTTCACGGAAAGCACACAGATCATCCGCGCCCTGGCCGACGCCCTGCGCCACATCCACATGCAGAACGTTGTGCACCGCGACATCAAGCCCGCCAACGTCATGGTGCTCAAGAACGCCTTCGCGGACGGCCAGCTGCGTGACGGCGGCGTGAAACTCATGGACTTCGGCATCGCGGTGGGCAAGGTGCTGACCCGGCTGACCATGACCGGCGCCCGCGTCGGCACGCCCATCTACATGGCGCCCGAGCAGGCCAAGGGCAACCGCGTGGACGCCCGCAGCGACGTGTACTCCCTGGGCCTGCTGGCCTACGAGATGGTCACCGGGCAGACCGCCTTCAAGGGCAGCTACGAGGCCGTGGTGCACCAGCAGGTCTTCGAGTCGCCCAAACCACCCAAGCAGGTGCGGCTGGAGGTGCCGGGCAAACTGAACGACCTGATCCTGAACATGATCGAGAAGGACCCGGCCTCGCGCCCCACCCTGGACGACGTGATCGCCCGCGTGGACGCCGGGGTCCTCAGTGACGACGTGTTCAACGATCCGGTCGCGCTGGCGCTGAGCGTGCAGGAAAAACGCGGCACGCTGCGCCTGCTGGATCTCAAGGGCAAGCTGCGCGCCAGCCTGCGCGACCAGACCGGCGGCGCGCTGGGTCTCCCGGGCGCCCCGAACGCCATGGCCAGCGATCCTGAAGGCCACCTGTTCGTGACCCTGCTCGACTACCGCCAGGGCCAGCGCGGCGCGATGGTGCGCAAACTCGACCCGGAAGGCAAGGAACTCCTCTCGTTCGGGCCCTACGGCCTCGGCGACGGTGAACTGCTCCAGCCCGTGGGAGTGGCTGTCGCCAGGGGCCTCGTGCACGTGCTGGACGCCGAGGCGCAGCATGTCGTCACGTACGACCTGAACGGCCAGTTCATCCGGCGTTTCGGCGGGAGGGGACAGGGGCAGGGCCGCTTCGAGAAACCCCGCTCGATCGTCGCGGCGCCCGACGGCCACGTCTACGTGCTCGATACCGGCACCAACGAGGTGCAGCGTTTCAGCGCGCAGGGCGAGTACCTCAGCCGCTTCGCGTTCCGCCTGGACCGCAACAGCGACGCCCTGCGGCCCCTGGAAGGGCTGGGCGTGGATCAGTTCGGCGCGGTGTACATCGTCGACAGCGTGGCCCGCAAGGTGCGCAAGATCGAGGCGGACGGCACCCCGGGCCTGACCTTCTCCATGGAAACGCTGGTCGGTGAACCCACCGACGCCCCCTGGCTCATCCAGGTCAGCCCGGAGGGCCAGATGTACGCGGTGCGCCAGGGCGGACAGGTACTGCGCACCTACTCCAGCGTGGGCGACCTGCTGTCCTCGAACGACATGTACGCGCCGGTGCAGGCCATGTCCCTGTTGCAGCGCCCACACGTCCTGCAGCCCGCCTGA
- a CDS encoding glutaredoxin family protein: MPLPTLTLYTRAGCHLCDLAAEHLAALEFTVQAVDIDRDPQLRARWTDHVPVLAWTPPGGPEQVLGKGAFSRARLSQLKLLLLRAAPS; the protein is encoded by the coding sequence ATGCCGCTGCCCACCCTGACTCTGTACACCCGCGCCGGCTGCCACCTGTGCGACCTGGCCGCCGAGCACCTCGCCGCGCTGGAGTTCACGGTCCAGGCCGTCGACATAGACCGTGACCCACAGCTGCGCGCCCGCTGGACGGACCACGTGCCGGTGCTCGCCTGGACGCCGCCCGGCGGACCTGAACAGGTCCTGGGCAAGGGCGCGTTCAGCCGCGCGCGCCTGAGCCAGCTGAAACTGCTGCTTCTGCGCGCCGCGCCGTCCTGA
- the ftsY gene encoding signal recognition particle-docking protein FtsY — translation MSWLERLRDGLSKTRKQINDTAGFLGTDVRDVLTNRLETIEDLEYALIAADVGRAATEEILEDIRRSEGKNLQEALMDALTLQLEPDAKRAEFRKLGFSPDARRSSVDPRGHVVMVIGVNGVGKTTTIAKLGQYYMNRGQSVMFAAGDTFRAAAGTQLGVWGERLGIQVVQGADGGDPAAVAFDGAAARVARGTDLLFVDTAGRLHNKHNLMEELKKVRRVIDKADPGEPAEVWLVLDAVTGQNGLQQAKKFHEATPLTGVIVTKLDGTAKGGILVPIVRELGVPIKFIGVGEQPGDLQPFDSREFVRALFDVNIPRE, via the coding sequence GTGAGCTGGCTCGAACGCCTCCGCGACGGGCTCTCCAAGACCCGCAAGCAGATCAACGACACCGCCGGATTCCTGGGCACCGACGTCCGCGACGTCCTCACCAACCGCCTCGAGACCATCGAGGATCTCGAGTACGCCCTGATCGCCGCCGACGTGGGCCGGGCCGCCACCGAGGAGATCCTGGAGGATATCCGCCGCAGCGAGGGCAAGAACCTGCAGGAGGCGCTGATGGACGCCCTGACCCTGCAACTGGAGCCCGACGCGAAACGCGCCGAGTTCCGAAAGCTGGGCTTCAGCCCCGACGCGCGGCGCAGCAGCGTCGATCCCAGGGGCCACGTCGTCATGGTGATCGGCGTGAACGGCGTGGGCAAGACCACCACCATCGCCAAGCTGGGCCAGTACTACATGAACCGCGGCCAGAGCGTCATGTTCGCGGCCGGTGACACCTTCCGCGCCGCCGCCGGGACGCAGCTGGGGGTCTGGGGCGAGCGGCTGGGCATCCAGGTCGTGCAGGGCGCCGACGGAGGCGACCCGGCCGCCGTGGCGTTCGACGGCGCCGCCGCCCGCGTGGCGCGCGGCACCGACCTGCTGTTCGTGGATACCGCCGGGCGCCTGCACAACAAGCACAACCTCATGGAGGAACTCAAGAAGGTGCGGCGCGTGATCGACAAGGCCGACCCGGGCGAACCCGCCGAGGTCTGGCTGGTGCTCGACGCCGTGACCGGCCAGAACGGCCTGCAGCAGGCCAAGAAGTTCCACGAGGCGACCCCGCTGACCGGCGTGATCGTCACGAAACTGGACGGTACCGCCAAGGGCGGCATCCTGGTGCCGATCGTGCGGGAACTGGGCGTGCCCATCAAGTTCATCGGGGTGGGCGAGCAGCCCGGTGACCTGCAACCCTTCGACAGCCGCGAGTTCGTGCGGGCGCTGTTCGACGTGAACATTCCCCGCGAGTGA
- a CDS encoding ABC transporter permease — MTTTTVPQSTPKQDSIFWRRFRRSTPGKVGAVIVLAFVLLAVFASVLKPYDPRNEPNRYTLRLKPPSITALWNEEAKQTYTDPVSGKVNVFAAPFGTDNLGRDLMTRVLHGTRISLKVGVVSTLLALVLGSLLGVLAGYFGGWLDSVLGYVTDVMLAFPGILLAIGFASIFSADNPPLLIAGLDRLFALNSPQLVTAMIAVSLVQIPVYLRLARGVVLSVREREFVAAAGALGASQGRMVFRHVLPNSLSPLIVQGALSIATATIEVAALGFLGIGAQPPLPEWGTMISDSRQYYLDAPWTMIFPGLAIFLTVLGFNLLGDGLRDVLDPRSTQ, encoded by the coding sequence ATGACGACAACGACTGTTCCCCAGTCCACACCGAAACAGGACAGCATCTTCTGGCGGCGTTTCCGCCGCAGCACGCCCGGCAAGGTCGGCGCCGTGATCGTGCTGGCCTTCGTGCTGCTGGCCGTGTTCGCCAGCGTCCTGAAACCCTACGACCCGCGCAACGAACCCAACCGCTACACCCTGCGCCTGAAACCGCCGTCCATCACGGCCCTCTGGAACGAGGAAGCAAAGCAGACGTACACCGATCCGGTCAGCGGGAAGGTGAACGTGTTCGCCGCGCCCTTCGGCACCGACAACCTGGGCCGCGACCTGATGACCCGCGTGCTGCACGGCACCCGCATCAGCCTGAAAGTCGGCGTGGTCAGCACCCTGCTGGCCCTGGTGCTGGGCTCGCTGCTGGGGGTCCTGGCCGGGTATTTCGGCGGGTGGCTCGACAGCGTGCTGGGGTATGTCACGGACGTGATGCTGGCCTTCCCCGGCATACTGCTCGCCATCGGCTTCGCCAGCATCTTCAGCGCCGACAATCCACCGCTGCTCATCGCGGGCCTCGACCGGCTCTTCGCGCTGAACAGCCCGCAGCTCGTCACGGCCATGATCGCCGTGTCGCTCGTGCAGATCCCGGTGTACCTGCGCCTGGCGCGCGGCGTGGTGCTCTCGGTGCGCGAGCGTGAATTCGTGGCGGCTGCCGGAGCGCTGGGGGCCTCGCAGGGACGCATGGTGTTCCGCCACGTGCTGCCCAACAGCCTCTCACCGCTGATCGTGCAGGGCGCCCTGAGCATCGCCACCGCGACCATCGAGGTCGCCGCGCTGGGCTTCCTGGGGATCGGCGCGCAGCCGCCCCTGCCCGAGTGGGGCACCATGATCAGCGACAGCCGCCAGTACTACCTCGACGCCCCCTGGACGATGATCTTCCCGGGGCTGGCGATCTTCCTGACCGTGCTGGGCTTCAACCTGCTCGGTGACGGGCTGCGCGACGTCCTGGACCCCCGCAGCACCCAGTAA
- a CDS encoding ABC transporter permease: MGSYLIRRLARTLLVMLGISLVVFVFVRSIPGDPAVAMLGERATPEAAAALREQLGLNKPWFFNPANPLDAQYPKYITALVRGDLGTGLKSNIPVLDDLKARFPATAELSVAALLVALLIGMPAGILAALRRNSIWDNLATTISLLGVSMPVFWLGLLLSYFFGVKLGILPPSGRLGTEFDIAPLTGFNVLDALLRGQPGAAWDAVRHLILPAIALGSIPLAIVARITRSSMLDVLNQDYVRTARAKGLAERTVTTKHALRNALLPVVTVIGLQAGALLGGAVLTETIFSWPGLGSWVYDAISQRDYPIIQGGVIFAALVVSVVNLLVDLSYAALDPRIQYS; the protein is encoded by the coding sequence TTGGGCAGTTACCTGATCCGCCGACTGGCACGCACCCTGCTGGTCATGCTGGGCATCAGCCTGGTCGTGTTCGTGTTCGTCCGTTCCATTCCCGGCGACCCGGCCGTCGCCATGCTGGGCGAGCGCGCCACGCCCGAAGCGGCCGCCGCGCTGCGCGAGCAGCTGGGCCTGAACAAACCGTGGTTCTTCAACCCGGCCAACCCGCTGGACGCGCAGTACCCGAAGTACATCACGGCGCTGGTGCGCGGTGACCTGGGCACCGGCCTGAAGAGCAACATTCCCGTGCTGGACGACCTGAAGGCCCGCTTCCCCGCCACCGCCGAACTGAGCGTCGCGGCGCTGCTGGTCGCGCTGCTGATCGGCATGCCCGCCGGGATCCTGGCGGCGCTGCGGCGCAACAGCATCTGGGACAACCTCGCCACGACCATCTCGCTGCTGGGCGTGAGCATGCCCGTGTTCTGGCTGGGCCTGCTGCTGTCGTACTTCTTCGGCGTGAAGCTGGGCATCCTGCCCCCCAGCGGCCGCCTGGGCACCGAGTTCGACATTGCGCCCCTCACGGGCTTCAACGTCCTCGACGCGCTGCTGCGCGGCCAGCCGGGCGCCGCGTGGGACGCCGTGCGGCACCTGATCCTGCCAGCCATCGCGCTGGGCAGCATTCCGCTGGCCATCGTGGCGCGCATCACGCGCTCCTCCATGCTGGACGTCCTGAACCAGGACTACGTGCGCACCGCCCGCGCCAAGGGCCTTGCGGAGCGCACCGTGACCACCAAGCACGCCCTGCGCAACGCCCTGCTACCGGTCGTGACCGTGATCGGCCTGCAGGCGGGCGCGCTGCTGGGCGGCGCCGTGCTGACCGAGACGATCTTCTCCTGGCCGGGGCTGGGCTCCTGGGTGTACGACGCGATCAGCCAGCGCGACTACCCGATCATCCAGGGCGGCGTGATCTTCGCGGCGCTCGTGGTGAGCGTGGTGAACCTGCTCGTGGACCTGAGTTACGCCGCCCTCGACCCCCGCATCCAGTACAGCTGA
- a CDS encoding ABC transporter substrate-binding protein, with translation MKKVLLTALLSTLSAASAATLVFGGNGEPVSLESGNITDGISILVQRQIYDTLVDFEDGTTNLKPGLATKWTANANNTAWTFTLRKGVRFHDGTPMNADAVIFNLSRWWDKSHPYGFRDQGRTFEIVGELLGGYKGDATAVIKNIVKVNDSTVRVDLNKPSSVLPDVLAAGYFGIASPAAIKKDGAKYGTPASKPVGTGPFIFQSWRTGDRVTLLPNKLYWGEKAKVDQLVIRSIKDASQRLNELKAGTIDFANDLTPDSLKSVQSDKNLVAVKRPSFNVGFLSLNNRNQYLKNDKVRQAISMAINKKEIANAFWNGLGTSNASFLPPVLAWANSPKVPADYKFDPAAAKKMLADAGYPNGFSIDLWYMPVSRPYFPTPKPIAEAIAADLSAIGVKVNLKTEDWAKYLDDRNKEPGFDMYMIGWTGDYGDPDNFYGAYYGANASDDINWNPANVETLLQQGRAAATQAAKAKVYQQLHEITYNAAYRIPMVHSNPLAAARSYVKGWTPSPLGSEPFNTISVPGKK, from the coding sequence ATGAAGAAAGTGCTTCTGACCGCCCTGCTTTCCACCCTGAGCGCCGCCTCGGCGGCCACCCTTGTCTTCGGCGGCAACGGCGAACCCGTCAGCCTGGAATCCGGCAACATCACCGACGGGATCAGCATCCTGGTGCAGCGCCAGATCTACGACACCCTGGTCGACTTCGAGGACGGCACCACCAACCTCAAGCCCGGCCTGGCCACCAAGTGGACCGCCAATGCGAACAACACCGCCTGGACGTTCACGCTGCGTAAGGGCGTGCGCTTCCACGACGGCACCCCCATGAACGCCGACGCCGTGATCTTCAACCTGAGCCGCTGGTGGGACAAGAGCCACCCCTACGGCTTCCGTGACCAGGGCCGCACCTTCGAGATCGTCGGCGAGCTGCTCGGCGGGTACAAGGGCGACGCCACGGCCGTCATCAAGAACATCGTCAAGGTCAACGACTCCACGGTGCGCGTCGACCTGAACAAGCCCTCCAGCGTCCTGCCGGACGTGCTGGCCGCCGGATACTTCGGGATCGCCAGCCCGGCCGCCATCAAGAAGGACGGCGCGAAGTACGGCACGCCCGCCAGCAAACCCGTCGGCACCGGCCCGTTCATCTTCCAGAGCTGGCGCACCGGTGACCGCGTCACCCTGCTGCCCAACAAGCTGTACTGGGGCGAGAAGGCCAAGGTCGATCAGCTGGTCATCCGGTCCATCAAGGACGCCAGCCAGCGCCTGAACGAACTCAAGGCCGGCACCATCGACTTCGCCAACGACCTGACTCCCGACAGCCTCAAGAGCGTCCAGAGCGACAAGAACCTCGTGGCGGTCAAGCGCCCCAGCTTCAACGTGGGCTTCCTGAGCCTGAACAACCGCAACCAGTACCTCAAGAACGACAAGGTGCGTCAGGCGATCAGCATGGCCATCAACAAGAAGGAGATCGCCAACGCCTTCTGGAACGGCCTGGGCACCAGCAACGCCAGCTTCCTGCCCCCGGTGCTCGCCTGGGCGAACAGCCCCAAGGTGCCGGCCGACTACAAGTTCGACCCCGCCGCCGCCAAGAAGATGCTCGCCGACGCCGGCTACCCCAACGGCTTCTCCATCGACCTGTGGTACATGCCCGTCAGCCGCCCGTACTTCCCCACGCCCAAGCCCATCGCCGAAGCCATCGCCGCTGACCTGAGCGCCATCGGCGTGAAGGTCAACCTGAAGACCGAGGACTGGGCCAAGTACCTGGACGACCGCAACAAGGAACCCGGCTTCGACATGTACATGATCGGCTGGACCGGCGACTACGGCGACCCGGACAACTTCTACGGCGCGTACTACGGCGCCAACGCCTCGGACGACATCAACTGGAACCCCGCGAACGTCGAGACCCTGCTCCAGCAGGGCCGCGCCGCCGCCACCCAGGCCGCCAAGGCCAAGGTGTACCAGCAGCTGCACGAGATCACCTACAACGCCGCGTACCGCATTCCCATGGTGCACAGCAACCCGCTGGCCGCCGCCCGCAGCTACGTGAAGGGCTGGACGCCCAGCCCGCTGGGCAGCGAACCCTTCAACACCATCAGCGTGCCCGGCAAGAAGTAA
- a CDS encoding fumarylacetoacetate hydrolase family protein → MKLVRFSVEGAADGAAQWGILDGTQVQVTRGMGGSPTGETLDAAGVTFLAPAEPSKIVCVGRNYLDHIRELGNDTGDLPREPGIFLKGPNALAEPGGAVQRPDWTQNFHFEGELALVIGRRAQQLTPENALDAVAGYTCGLDLTARDLQKTDLQWFRAKAADRFCPLGPWLETEFDPRDVRVQTRVNGETRQDGRTSQMIFPVVDILVYLTRFVTLEPGDVVLTGTPEGVGALHAGDTVEVEVEGLGVLSTPIV, encoded by the coding sequence ATGAAACTTGTTCGGTTCTCGGTGGAAGGCGCGGCAGACGGCGCGGCGCAGTGGGGCATCCTGGACGGCACGCAGGTGCAGGTCACGCGCGGCATGGGGGGCTCGCCCACAGGCGAGACGCTGGACGCCGCCGGCGTGACGTTCCTGGCCCCGGCCGAGCCCAGCAAGATCGTCTGCGTGGGCCGTAACTACCTCGACCACATCCGCGAACTGGGCAACGATACGGGCGACCTGCCCAGGGAGCCCGGCATCTTCCTGAAGGGCCCGAACGCCCTGGCCGAGCCGGGCGGCGCGGTGCAGCGCCCCGACTGGACGCAGAACTTCCACTTCGAGGGGGAACTGGCCCTGGTGATCGGGCGCCGGGCGCAGCAGCTCACGCCGGAGAACGCCCTGGACGCCGTGGCCGGGTACACCTGCGGGCTGGACCTGACGGCCCGCGACCTGCAGAAGACCGACCTGCAGTGGTTCCGCGCCAAGGCCGCCGACCGCTTCTGCCCCCTGGGCCCCTGGCTGGAGACCGAGTTCGACCCCCGCGACGTGCGCGTGCAGACCCGCGTCAACGGCGAGACCCGCCAGGACGGCCGCACCTCGCAGATGATCTTCCCGGTCGTGGACATCCTGGTGTACCTGACGCGCTTCGTGACCCTGGAACCCGGCGACGTGGTGCTGACCGGCACGCCCGAGGGGGTGGGCGCCCTGCACGCCGGGGACACGGTCGAGGTGGAGGTCGAGGGCCTGGGCGTCCTGAGCACCCCGATCGTCTGA
- a CDS encoding acyl-CoA dehydrogenase family protein, translating into MDFTLNDEQRQLQQLARDFTRKEIIPIASEYDQKEELPWQVVEKAFEVGLLNPSIPEHAGGLGLGMFDECLIGEEIAYGCMGIYTVLMASELGIAPILIGGTEEQHRRFLTPLTEKAGLAAFALSEPNNGSDAAAMGTTAVLDGDEWVINGTKMWISNGGLAEVTVVFATTDKQGGHKATVALVVPKDAPGFSYNKIKHKLGQRASLTSELVFENVRVPKENQLGGLGDGFKIAMKTLDKTRIPVAAGSVGIARRAMEESIKYAKDRAAFGRPIAEFQAIQFKLAEMAIGIETGRLMYQKAAWLVDQGQPHGFESAIAKAYCSEMAFNAANEGIQIHGGYGYVAEYPVEKLLRDVKLNMIYEGTNEIQRVVISRNLLK; encoded by the coding sequence ATGGACTTCACCCTGAACGACGAACAACGCCAGCTGCAGCAGCTCGCCCGCGACTTCACCCGCAAGGAGATCATCCCGATCGCCTCCGAATACGACCAGAAGGAGGAGCTGCCCTGGCAGGTCGTCGAGAAGGCCTTCGAGGTCGGCCTGCTCAACCCAAGCATCCCCGAGCACGCCGGCGGCCTGGGCCTGGGCATGTTCGACGAGTGCCTGATCGGCGAGGAGATCGCCTACGGCTGCATGGGCATCTACACCGTCCTGATGGCCAGTGAGCTGGGCATCGCCCCCATCCTGATCGGCGGCACCGAGGAGCAGCACAGGCGCTTCCTGACGCCGCTGACCGAGAAGGCCGGACTGGCCGCGTTCGCCCTGAGCGAACCGAACAACGGCTCCGACGCCGCCGCGATGGGCACGACTGCCGTGCTGGACGGCGACGAGTGGGTCATCAACGGCACGAAGATGTGGATCAGCAACGGTGGTCTGGCCGAGGTGACGGTCGTGTTCGCCACCACCGACAAGCAGGGCGGCCACAAGGCGACCGTCGCGCTGGTCGTGCCCAAGGACGCGCCGGGCTTCTCGTACAACAAGATCAAGCACAAGCTGGGCCAGCGCGCCAGCCTGACGAGCGAACTGGTGTTCGAGAACGTCCGCGTGCCGAAGGAGAATCAACTGGGCGGCCTGGGTGACGGCTTCAAGATCGCCATGAAGACGCTCGACAAGACCCGCATTCCGGTCGCGGCGGGCTCGGTGGGCATCGCGCGGCGCGCCATGGAAGAGAGCATCAAGTACGCCAAGGACCGCGCCGCGTTCGGCCGGCCCATCGCGGAATTCCAGGCGATCCAGTTCAAGCTGGCCGAGATGGCGATCGGCATCGAGACCGGCCGCCTGATGTACCAGAAGGCCGCGTGGCTGGTCGATCAGGGGCAGCCGCACGGTTTCGAGAGCGCCATCGCCAAGGCGTACTGCAGTGAGATGGCCTTCAACGCCGCGAACGAGGGCATCCAGATTCACGGCGGGTACGGCTACGTGGCCGAGTACCCGGTCGAGAAGCTGCTGCGCGACGTGAAGCTGAACATGATCTACGAGGGCACCAACGAGATCCAGCGCGTCGTGATCAGCCGCAACCTCCTGAAATAA
- a CDS encoding cation:proton antiporter — MGYLLAGIAVGPFTPGFVADAHIAAQLSEIGVILLMFGVGLHFSIQDLLAVRRIAIPGALVQIVVATLLGLGAAHLWGWPLGQGLVFGLALSVASTVVLLRALEERGTLGTPSGQIAVGWLVVEDLVMVLALVLLPALAPLLRGGGPLDVGEIALSLGVTLGKVALFVALMMIAGRRFVPWLLTRVARLGSRELFTLAVLGTALGIAYGAGVLFDVSFALGAFLAGVVASESKFSQQAAEDALPFQDAFAVLFFVAVGMLFNPAVLLDAPLLVIGTALIIMLGKTLAAFLIVRLLRYPVTTALTVAFSLAQIGEFSFILATLGRDLNLLTAQGQNLILAGAIISITLNPFLFRAIPTLQRWLGADPVPAAPDATPLPLREHALLIGHGRVGQLTAQALRGQSTPLAVIEQDEDRAAALRAQGTPVIQGDATRPDTLRQAAAEHASVVVIATPDAIQTTLIMEQVRALNPDVHVIVRTHDEHTRDALHELGASEVLYGEHQLGLAMGERARSALLNP, encoded by the coding sequence GTGGGCTACCTGCTCGCCGGGATCGCCGTCGGGCCCTTCACCCCCGGCTTCGTCGCCGACGCCCACATCGCCGCGCAGCTCTCGGAGATCGGCGTGATCCTGCTGATGTTCGGCGTCGGCCTGCACTTCTCGATCCAGGACCTGCTCGCCGTGCGCCGCATCGCCATTCCCGGCGCGCTCGTGCAGATCGTGGTCGCCACGCTGCTGGGTCTGGGCGCCGCGCACCTGTGGGGCTGGCCCCTCGGCCAGGGCCTCGTGTTCGGTCTGGCGCTGTCGGTCGCCAGCACCGTCGTGCTCCTGCGCGCCCTGGAGGAACGCGGCACGCTCGGCACGCCCAGCGGACAGATCGCGGTGGGCTGGCTGGTCGTGGAGGACCTCGTGATGGTGCTGGCCCTGGTGCTGCTGCCGGCCCTGGCGCCCCTGCTGCGGGGCGGCGGCCCGCTGGACGTCGGCGAGATCGCCCTGTCCCTGGGTGTCACGCTCGGCAAGGTCGCGCTGTTCGTCGCGCTGATGATGATCGCGGGCCGCCGCTTCGTGCCCTGGCTCCTGACCCGCGTCGCCCGGCTCGGCTCGCGGGAACTGTTCACGCTGGCGGTCCTGGGCACCGCGCTGGGTATCGCCTACGGCGCCGGCGTCCTGTTCGACGTGTCCTTCGCCCTGGGCGCGTTCCTGGCCGGGGTGGTCGCCAGCGAGAGCAAGTTCAGCCAGCAGGCCGCCGAGGACGCCCTGCCCTTCCAGGACGCCTTCGCGGTGCTGTTCTTCGTGGCGGTGGGCATGCTGTTCAACCCGGCCGTGCTGCTCGACGCGCCCCTGCTCGTCATCGGCACCGCGCTGATCATCATGCTCGGCAAGACCCTGGCGGCGTTCCTGATCGTCCGCCTGCTCCGCTACCCGGTCACGACCGCGCTGACCGTCGCCTTCTCGCTGGCGCAGATCGGGGAATTCTCGTTCATCCTCGCCACGCTGGGCCGCGACCTGAACCTGCTCACCGCGCAGGGGCAGAACCTGATCCTGGCCGGCGCGATCATCTCGATCACCCTCAACCCCTTCCTGTTCCGCGCCATTCCAACCCTGCAGCGCTGGCTGGGGGCTGATCCGGTCCCCGCGGCCCCCGACGCCACGCCCCTGCCGCTGCGGGAGCACGCCCTGCTGATCGGGCACGGCCGCGTGGGACAGCTGACCGCGCAGGCGCTGCGCGGCCAGAGCACCCCCCTCGCCGTGATCGAGCAGGACGAGGACCGCGCCGCCGCCCTGCGCGCCCAGGGCACCCCCGTCATCCAGGGGGACGCCACCCGCCCCGACACGCTCCGGCAGGCGGCCGCCGAACACGCCAGCGTGGTCGTGATCGCCACGCCGGACGCCATCCAGACCACGCTGATCATGGAACAGGTGCGCGCCCTGAACCCGGACGTCCACGTGATCGTCCGCACCCACGACGAGCACACCCGGGACGCCCTGCACGAACTGGGGGCCAGCGAGGTCCTGTACGGCGAGCACCAGCTGGGCCTCGCCATGGGCGAGCGGGCCCGGAGCGCCCTGCTGAACCCGTGA